The following coding sequences are from one Biomphalaria glabrata chromosome 8, xgBioGlab47.1, whole genome shotgun sequence window:
- the LOC106080350 gene encoding uncharacterized protein LOC106080350: MSNGDFLFVWKKCLFITFFKSSKLYLEWMEHSDVLSPSQSQYSGLFTEHSPLGTPFDEELGESLEENVKKISRAVLDISADGIDIFKVDFTFDITTLREVPVILLTCKSREKSKISKLSSASLQEQKQQVYVVGIKETVQAQNKSKMVNEHCSQKGDANYDPSCQKVHFELVKLNVIYIDDYLGHINKSTLCLLSNFQILYINKHLKTLIIHHHDTNCKSNNAQHFKLERDVKTETCFKLVDVFHKYDCGITCVLLLLQSKESTEFISLHISFANKSEGVSQSIAFELRQAPLCVSLSEEVLKIAKHVQIISAASVLSCSTKLEVTLSALVVLTHTGYLLKIVNGAIVSHVNIMSHPEAEACCGEAWGGSCIKIVNLRDLDGEDVRMIAVQIDNFCCLIDLSTEKIVKTWSNVHTVSRFSDQQYGQWSLIVVLLPYGGGHPDKSILYRLNESDIILVDEKNVDENSRQKEKRSNFMHEEEKVGLSEKPRQALLFQEKMCEAALRESESLLHKKMAFLSSAWKRLSQTPAEKGQFSCQESLIPLFESTTIAESDDQMNCERPTVDSHCLLPAAMWRRSLDNLLIVGLTVTNCSTRCVRQVYLKLIPSQCDVTVAAQVDSVSKTGVSRAASLETETALLPGHSLNVFSYVDINQVFDGNSVKLLAFICYQRINTAVSINGPEYIDQFYSEIIVTPEDIINGNDSLHKFCPTHNDTGNKLTSVELQALDVIQTCHNFIVQSLFSSVSCMRQNLMDHPHFLHLEWVKQYIVIASSPLRMCRVQPLEQTSRHKMHIKLYARSQHEILLLVSFLSSLLPKDITIVPEAPKSLFYIQDTGKKLLEKTSSYIRRTREALMEAAEVTGCKEEHILKTDEQRAEDESKKVKNKKASQKCDAGEVPKVKRSKKR, translated from the exons atgagTAATGGAGATTTCTTATTTGTCTGGAAGAAATGCCTTTTTAtaactttctttaaaagttcaaagCTGTATTTAGAATGGATGGAACATAGCGATGTTCTCTCTCCATCACAGTCTCAATATTCAGGTCTTTTTACTGAACATAGCCCACTCGGAACTCCATTTGATGAAGAATTAGGGGAGTCCTTGGAAGAGAATGTAAAGAAAATATCAAGAGCAGTTTTGGACATTTCAGCAGATGGaatagatatttttaaagttgACTTCACCTTTGATATCACAACTCTTAGGGAAGTTCCAGTAATCTTATTAACATGTAAGTCACGAGAAAAAAGCAAAATTTCTAAACTGTCATCAGCTTCATTGCAAGAACAGAAGCAGCAGGTTTACGTCGTTGGCATTAAGGAAACAGTACAAGCACAGAATAAAAGCAAAATGGTAAATGAACATTGCAGCCAAAAGGGAGATGCCAACTATGATCCATCATGCCAAAAAGTTCATTTTGAGCTAGTCAAGCTAAATGTGATATATATTGATGACTATCTTGGTCACATAAATAAAAGTACTTTGTGTTTATTATCCAACTTTCAGATTCTAtacataaacaaacatttaaaaactttgaTCATTCATCACCATGATACAAATTGTAAGTCAAATAACGCTCAACATTTCAAACTTGAACGGGATGTAAAAACAGAAACCTGTTTCAAGCTTGTTGatgtttttcataaatatgACTGTGGGATTACGTGTGTTCTCCTTTTATTACAAAGTAAAGAATCAACTGAATTTATTTCTCTTCACATTTCATTTGCAAATAAAAGTGAAGGTGTATCTCAAAGTATTGCCTTTGAGCTCAGGCAGGCACCCTTGTGTGTATCCTTGAGTGAAGAAGTGTTAAAAATAGCCAAACATGTTCAGATAATATCAGCTGCTTCAGTCTTAAGTTGTTCTACAAAACTTGAAGTCACATTGTCAGCGTTGGTTGTTTTAACTCACACAGGATATCTCCTTAAAATTGTTAACGGTGCAATTGTTTCACATGTCAACATTATGAGCCATCCTGAGGCTGAGGCATGTTGTGGTGAGGCCTGGGGTGGCTCTTGTATAAAAATTGTCAACCTGAGGGACCTTGATGGTGAGGATGTTAGAATGATTGCTGTTCAGATTGATAACTTTTGCTGTTTAATTGACCTGTCTACAGAAAAG ATAGTCAAGACCTGGTCAAATGTTCACACAGTCAGTCGCTTCAGTGACCAACAGTATGGCCAGTGGTCACTCATAGTTGTGTTACTTCCTTATGGTGGTGGTCATCCAGACAAGTCCATCCTTTACAGACTTAATGAGTCAGACATCATTCTTGTGGATGAAAAGAATGTGGATGAAAATAGCCGTCAAAAAGAGAAGAGAAGTAATTTTATGCATGAAGAGGAAAAAGTTGGACTTTCGGAGAAACCACGTCAAGCTTTGCTGTTCCAAGAGAAG ATGTGCGAGGCAGCGCTACGAGAATCAgaatcacttttacataaaaaaatggcTTTTCTCTCCAGTGCTTGGAAACGATTATCTCAGACTCCTGCTGAAAAAGGCCAGTTTTCTTGTCAa GAGTCTCTTATTCCATTATTTGAGTCCACAACAATTGCTGAGTCTGATGACCAAATGAATTGTGAAAGACCTACAGTAGATAGCCACTGCTTACTGCCAGCTGCAATGTGGAGGAGAAGTCTAGACAACTTACTAATAGTTGGGCTGACAGTCACCAACTGCTCAACAAG ATGTGTCAGGCAAGTTTACTTAAAACTAATACCCTCACAGTGTGATGTAACGGTTGCAGCTCAAGTGGACTCAGTAAGCAAGACAGGTGTTAGCCGAGCAGCAAGCCTTGAGACAGAGACTGCTTTACTTCCTGGCCATTCGTTAAACGTTTTTTCTTATGTGGACATCAATCAAGTTTTTGATGGGAACAGCGTTAAGTTGTTGGCCTTTATTTGCTATCAGCGGATAAACACAGCTGTCTCAATAAATGGGCCTGAATACATTGACCAGTTCTATTCAGAGATTATTGTCACACCTGAAGATATAATTAATGGGAATGATTCTCTTCATAAATTCTGTCCTACTCACAATGATACAG GAAACAAATTGACTTCAGTGGAGCTACAGGCACTTGATGTCATTCAGACTTGTCACAACTTTATTGTGCAGAGCTTGTTCAGTTCTGTCAGCTGTATGCGACAAAATCTAATGGATCACCCTCACTTCTTGCACCTTGAGTGGGTTAAGCAATATATCGTCATCGCCAGTTCTCCCCTGAGAATGTGCAGAGTTCAGCCCCTTGAGCAGACAAGTCGACACAAGATGCACATAAAACTCTATGCCAG gTCACAACATGAAATTCTGCTTTTGGTTTCATTTTTGAGCTCACTTTTGCCTAAAGACATAACGATTGTGCCAGAAGCCCCCAAAAGTCTGTTCTACATTCAGGACACAGGGAAGAAGCTTTTGGAAAAGACATCATCTTATATCAGGCGTACAAGAGAGGCCTTAATGGAGGCAGCCGAAGTGACAGGTTGCAAGGAAGAGCACATTTTGAAAACGGATGAGCAACGGGCTGAGGATGAgtcaaagaaagtaaaaaacaagAAGGCATCACAGAAATGTGACGCAGGTGAAGTCCCTAAAGtgaaaagaagtaaaaaaagataa